One Suricata suricatta isolate VVHF042 chromosome X, meerkat_22Aug2017_6uvM2_HiC, whole genome shotgun sequence genomic region harbors:
- the LOC115283605 gene encoding E3 ubiquitin-protein ligase RLIM-like, translated as MGNTDSDGEDGSAALRQRQMDRLVREENFYEFVNDLSEGDYKLMRDNDLLGIPGESTVEELLKRLQQIKENSPEYSEENTGGGESSNKSGEYLLDWLNRSGQTEDVTSGQRENQTWEETSQINSDSNDSTFSLAVNSTPNPGSPNPENEYVASTRSPRAYNKENSGSPAENIQPESSLIGSPGSEESTTEARIHGPVTRGRRRARSRSPDHQRTRARTESPAPNRINELLERLHYSLRCPTLGPRVNETETFPRIPHQETARQQITGLELQNSGVAATSGTSSALQEESSPDTTNDGESWRLGQIHPTIPLNPEAGQVSPRARSQRDSIATRIQLTSEIPNNTVSLESEQGGLGHTFPHSEQAGARAYARNARIPSLHVLVSTVFDDTPSLPIQSTLRQTVTRSSDLSGNLRDSDTDLGHSVSSLSPDMEREESLNETAAPVATTPSDCNVNPISDVHLTSTLISSSGSNYMSSFNSTLMSSFSSSDEHSAINSVIFEGSNNISLPPGSLSETRQENRSLSPITFDDSDSWASLNLDQVFLLNEDNRDQYTGLTKAQIDNLAIRSFGEGDTLKSCAICITEYTECNKLHILPCTHEFHVHCIDPWLLENSTCPICRREVADFAERENSD; from the exons ATGGGAAATACAGATTCCGACGGAGAAGATGGATCCGCAGCCCTGCGCCAACGTCAGATGGACCGATTGGTCCGGGAAGAAAACTTCTATGAATTTGTAAATGACCTGAGTGAAGGAGACTACAAGCTCATGAGGGATAACGATTTGTTAGGCATCCCCGGTGAGAGTACAGTAGAAGAGTTACTGAAGAGACttcaacaaattaaagaaaactcaCCGGAATACTCAGAGGAAAATACAG GTGGAGGAGAGTCTTCCAACAAGAGTGGTGAGTATCTCTTAGATTGGCTGAACCGTTCCGGACAAACTGAAGATGTGACGAGCGGgcaaagagaaaaccaaacttGGGAAGAAACGAGCCAGATCAATTCAGACAGCAATGATTCCACATTCAGTTTAGCCGTAAATTCTACCCCTAATCCTGGGAGCCCAAATCCAGAGAATGAATATGTAGCATCTACCAGATCTCCCAGAGCATACAACAAGGAAAACAGCGGAAGTCCAGCAGAAAATATACAACCCGAATCATCACTTATAGGATCACCTGGATCAGAAGAAAGTACAACTGAAGCACGAATACATGGCCCAGTTACCAGAGGGCGGCGAAGAGCAAGAAGCAGGAGCCCTGACCACCAGAGAACCAGAGCAAGAACTGAAAGTCCGGCTCCGAACAGAATTAATGAACTTTTAGAAAGACTTCATTACAGTTTAAGGTGTCCGACACTTGGGCCTCGGGTAAATGAGACTGAGACCTTTCCTCGGATTCCACACCAGGAAACAGCAAGACAGCAAATAACTGGACTTGAGCTGCAAAATAGCGGTGTTGCTGCAACTTCTGGAACAAGCAGTGCACTTCAAGAAGAAAGTTCTCCAGACACAACCAATGATGGTGAATCTTGGAGACTGGGACAGATCCATCCAACCATACCGCTCAATCCTGAAGCAGGCCAAGTGTCTCCTAGGGCGCGCTCTCAGAGAGACAGCATAGCTACCAGAATTCAGTTGACATCCGAGATACCAAACAACACTGTCAGTTTAGAAAGTGAACAAGGTGGACTTGGGCATACATTTCCACATTCTGAGCAGGCAGGTGCAAGAGCGTATGCCAGGAATGCCAGAATTCCTTCTCTACATGTCCTTGTAAGTACTGTCTTCGATGATACACCATCTCTTCCAATTCAGAGCACATTAAGGCAGACAGTGACAAGATCCAGTGACTTAAGTGGTAACCTTAGGGACAGTGATACTGATTTAGGGCACAGTGTCTCATCCCTAAGTCCAGACATGGAAAGGGAAGAGTCACTGAATGAAACAGCTGCTCCTGTTGCTACGACTCCTTCTGATTGCAATGTAAATCCTATTTCTGATGTCCATTTAACTTCCACATTGATTTCTAGCTCCGGCTCCAATTACATGTCTAGTTTCAATTCTACTCTTATGTCCAGTTTCAGCTCCAGTGATGAACATTCAGCAATTAACTCAGTGATATTTGAAGGCAGTAACAACATAAGCTTACCACCAGGCTCACTATCAGAAACCAGACAAGAAAATAGGTCTCTGAGTCCAATAACGTTTGATGACAGTGACTCCTGGGCCTCCCTTAATCTGGACCAGGTTTTCCTCTTAAATGAAGATAATCGTGACCAATATACAGGACTTACCAAAGCACAGATTGACAACTTGGCTATAAGATCTTTTGGTGAAGGCGATACATTAAAATCCTGTGCCATCTGCATCACCGAGTACACAGAATGCAACAAACTTCACATCTTACCTTGCACCCATGAATTTCATGTCCACTGTATTGATCCTTGGCTGTTGGAGAATTCCACCTGTCCTATTTGTCGTAGGGAAGTAGCAGATTTTGctgaaagagaaaattctgattGA